AATCAAGCGTCACGGTCTGGTTTACGGCCTGGATGTACTGCTAAATTTGGGAGACTGATATGAACAACAGTAATAACGGGTATCATGTAGCTATAGTGGGAGCCACCGGCATGGTGGGGCAGGAGTTCATCAAGGTCCTGCTTCAGCGTAAATTTCCGATGGCCTCGCTGCAGCTCTATGCCTCCGACCGATCGGCCGGCAGGAAGGTTTATGCCGGCCACCAGGAGATGGTGGTCAAAGAAACCGCCGCTGACTCTTTCGACAACGTCGATATCGCGCTTTTTTCAGCTGGATCCGAAATAAGCAAACACTTCGCCCCGATGGCAGCCAAGGCGGGAGCACTGGTCATCGATAACAGCGCAGCCTGGCGCATGGATACCCGCGTGCCGCTGGTAGTGCCTGAGGTCAACGCGGAAGATATTAAGAAGCACAGAGGCATCATAGCCAATCCGAACTGCTCAACCATTCAGATGGTGGTGGCTTTGAACCCTTTGCACAAAGTCAATCCTATCAAGCGTGTCACAGTGGCGACTTACCAGTCGGTTTCAGGAACGGGTATCGCTGCTGTGGAAGAATTGACCAAGCAGGCCAAGGTAGTGCTGGATGGCGGCAATGTAGTTCCGCATGTCTATTCACACCAGATAGCCTTCAATCTGCTGCCGGAGATCGATGTATTCCTGGAGAACGGCTATACCAAGGAAGAATGGAAGATGGTCGAGGAGACACGAAAGATAATGCATGCGGAGAGCATTGCCATATCAGCCACCTGCGTCCGCGTGCCCGTTTTCATCAGCCACAGTGAGGCCCTGCAGGTGGAATTTACCGAATATATGTCGCCCGAGGAAGCGCGTTCCATATTGAGCAAGGCGCCCGGTGTGAAAGTGCTTGACGATCCCAATGTGAGCCTGTACCCGCAGCCCTGGCTGACAGCCGGCACTG
The nucleotide sequence above comes from Dehalococcoidia bacterium. Encoded proteins:
- a CDS encoding aspartate-semialdehyde dehydrogenase, whose product is MNNSNNGYHVAIVGATGMVGQEFIKVLLQRKFPMASLQLYASDRSAGRKVYAGHQEMVVKETAADSFDNVDIALFSAGSEISKHFAPMAAKAGALVIDNSAAWRMDTRVPLVVPEVNAEDIKKHRGIIANPNCSTIQMVVALNPLHKVNPIKRVTVATYQSVSGTGIAAVEELTKQAKVVLDGGNVVPHVYSHQIAFNLLPEIDVFLENGYTKEEWKMVEETRKIMHAESIAISATCVRVPVFISHSEALQVEFTEYMSPEEARSILSKAPGVKVLDDPNVSLYPQPWLTAGTDDVYVGRIRSDASYLNGLVMWVVADNIRKGAALNAVQIAEEAARNSWVKSQNNNK